The DNA region GTAGAGTTGTTCAAAATGCCTTGTGTACTTAAAACGTTGTTTCTGATACCGAAGTTTGAAGAAATATTATCGTAAATATAGTTACCAATATTAGCTCTTAAAACAGTGCTCGCAGTCCATCTTTTGTAAGTAAACGAGGTATTAAACCCTAAGGTAACAACCGGATCTGGCGATTTATAAAAATACTGATCGGCAGCATTAACAGAACCATCGCCATTTAAATCTTCGTAAACTCCCTCTAATGGTTTTCCATTGGCATTGTAAACTTGTTTATAAACAAAGAATGAGCCTGGCAACTGGTTTACTGCATTGTATTTTAAATGAATACCTGTACCGCCCGTAATATCACCCGCATCGATTTTGAAGCCCGAATTTGGGTTTAATGTCAGGTTGGTAACCTTTCTTTTGTTGTAAGCCGCGTTAACACCAATATCCCATGTGGTATTTTCGGTTTTAACTGCTACATAGTTTAAGCTTACCTCAGCACCTCTAACTTCCATGTTACCAACGTTGGTTGTTAGCTCATTGCTAAAGTTTGTTCCTACCGGAATGGTAACCTTGCTTAACAAATCTTTGGTTTTTTTATAGTAAACATCAACGCTACCATAAATTCTGCCTTGCATAAAACCGTAATCTAAACCAGCGTTATAAGTTGTTGTGGTTTCCCATCTTAAATCAGGGTCGTAACCTGCAGGGCTATAGTAGTTATAAAAAGTATCGCCAACCTGGTACTGTCCTTGATTGCTATTCGCGTAGTACTTAGATAGATAATCGTAGTTACCAATTCCATCTTTATTACCGGTTTCGCCATAAGTTAACCTCAATTTCAAATCAGAAAGCACCTTGCTATCCTTTAAGAAATTCTCATCGATAATTCTCCAGGTAAAACCAACTGACGGGAAATAACCCCAGCGATTGTCTTCAGCGAATTTAGAGGAAGCATCCGCACGCATCGTTCCTGATAAAATATATTTATCAGCAAACGTGTAGTTGAAACGGCCGTAGTAAGAAAGTAACTTGTTTTGGTCAACAGAAAAAGGGAAAACAGGTGTAGTTTGCAAAACGCCTGTACCTCTGTAGCTGGCGAAATTATAATTGGTAACGGCATCATCGTAATAACCATAACCACCCGTTACATCAAATCTACTTTTGCCAATTGTTTTGGCATAGGTTAAGTAAGCTTCCGAGAATTTGTTGATCTCTGTATTTAACCTTCTTGTAAACGATCCTTCGGTAGAGAAGCTTTGCGCCGCATAAATTGGCACTATGGTACGTCCGTAGCCTTTCGAGTAATCGTAACCCACATTAACCACTGCATGTAACTCTGGTAAGAAATGGAACGAATAATCGAACTTTGCGTTACCGAAACTTCTTGCCGCATTACCATGATTATCTTGTTGTCTGATTAAGGCAACCGGGTTACGCGGTGCATTTGGGTTTGGAACGCCTGCACTGGTAATCCACTCGAAGTAGTTGCCAAACTTGTTGGTTGCATAAACGGGTTGGGTTGGATCGAACTGAATGGCCGAACCAATTGCACCATCATTCGGATACTGAGAATCGGTTAAAGCACCTTTTAAGTTCAACTCGATTTTTAAGTGATCGGTGAATAATTTCGGTGATATTGAAATTGCCCCGGTTGCTCTTTTCAATTTGCTGGTAATTACCACGCCTTCCTGATCTAAGTAACCTGCTGATACGCGGTAAGGCACGCCCTTAAATGAACCTGCAATGCTCAAATTGTTATCTGTAGAAAAAGCGTTTTGATAAATCTCATCTTGCCAATCGGTATTTGCCGTACCTAAAAGCGCTTTTTGCGCAGCATTACCGTTTGCGTTAACAAAGGCACGAACTTCATCGGCAGATAATAAATCTACTTTTTTTGCAACTGTTGCAATGGAGTTGTTTGTGTTGAAGTTGATTTGAGGAGCGCCCGACGTTCCTTTTTTGGTCGTAATTAAGATTACCCCATTTGATGCACGCGAACCATAAATTGCAGTCGCGTTTGCATCTTTTAAAACGGTAAACGTTTCAATATCGTTAGGATTGATTAACGAAAGCGGGCTTGGCGCATTGCCAATGGCGTTGCCGCTAAAGGGAACTCCATCTACCACAATTAAAGGGTCGTTACTGGCGTTAAGCGATGCACCACCACGAATACGAATGGTACTACCACCACCTGGCGAACCGCCGCCCGAGATAATGTTTACACCGGCAACCTTACCCTGAATTAATTGTTCAGGTGTAGTAATTGTTCCTTTTTGGAAATCTTTTGAATTTACGGTAGCGATTGAACCGGTAAGGTTCTTCCGCTCTGCGGTACCGTAACCAATTACCACAACCTCGTTAAGATTCTGCGCATCCGGAACCAACTGAAAATCGGCAGTGGTATTTGCCGCAACATTAACTGTTTTTTCGAGTGTTTGGTAACCGATAAAGCTGGCAGCAACCGTTACCGACCCATTAGAAAGGCCCGACAATTTGAAAACACCATTTGCATCTGTCGATGTAGTTCTTGTTGTACCTTTTACAATTACCGAAGCACCTGGCAAAGGTTGGCCAGTTTCATCAAGCACCTTTCCAGATATAGATCCGGTTTGTGCTTTTACGATTAATGCTGAGAAAACCAACAGCATCAAAAGCCCCTGTTTTAACAGGTAAAATACTTTCATATTCGAAGCTCTTTTAAGTATAAAATTTGGTTAAATATTGTTGTGATTTACACACAGCTCTAATTTACAGCACGAAATGAAAAATCAAAATTTATTTAAAAAATATATTTTAGAGAAAATAATCAGCCAAGGTTTTCGGAAGGATTTTCAAAATTTTAACAACATTAGTTTCCACATTACTAACAACTTAAAAACATAAAACATTGTTTATCAACTATTTGTAAACTATAAATTTTATTTTAAGGTGTAAATTTTACACTAAGTCTTTTTTCGCTTCATTTTCGGGAACGTTCCCGAAAAAATCAACGCAATTAAGACTTACTTTTCGGGAACGTTCCCGAATTTTGATCGAAATTCTGCGTATTTTACACTAAGTGACGAAATTTTTTGAAAAAATATGATGAAAAAAAGCGGGCAGTTTTTGTGCTATTTGACGCCGTTTGAAGTTGAGTTTCTCGCTATAATCTTCGACTCCAAAATCAGCTCGTTCGACTGATTTTTATCGGCATCGTTATCTAAAATTTGAAACAATAATTTGGCAGCCTCCTCGCCTATTTCGGCAGCGGGTTGTGTAATAGTTGTTAGCGAGGGGTTGAGTAAGGGCGCTATCTCTAAACTCGAAAAACTGATCACCTTCACATCGTCCGGAATTTTTATGCCTAAATCGTAACAGGCATAATAAGTTGCAAAGGCCAAACGCTCTACCGAAGCAAAAACACCATCGGGTTTAAGCTCGAGCAAGGCTCGTTTCACTATCACACTATTTTCTTCATAACTGTTACTGCAATCTACAATCAGGTTTTCGTCGAATGCAATCTCATGCTTCGTCAACGCATCAATGTATCCCTGCATCCTGGTTTTACCAATGGATAGGCTTTTGTTAACCACCATATAAGCCACCCGGTTACAACCTTGCTCAATTAAGTGCTCAGTAGCCAAATAACTACTGTTGTAATCATTTGTAATTACCCTTGGCGTTTCAATATCCTCGTAAATTCTGTCGAAAAACACCAACGGCAGGCGTTTGGCGCCAAAGTTATTCAGGTAGTTATGGTCGTTGGCCTCGCCCGAAACCGACATGATAATGCCGTCGGCCCGCCCATTATGCAAATGCTGA from Pedobacter endophyticus includes:
- a CDS encoding SusC/RagA family TonB-linked outer membrane protein, whose translation is MKVFYLLKQGLLMLLVFSALIVKAQTGSISGKVLDETGQPLPGASVIVKGTTRTTSTDANGVFKLSGLSNGSVTVAASFIGYQTLEKTVNVAANTTADFQLVPDAQNLNEVVVIGYGTAERKNLTGSIATVNSKDFQKGTITTPEQLIQGKVAGVNIISGGGSPGGGSTIRIRGGASLNASNDPLIVVDGVPFSGNAIGNAPSPLSLINPNDIETFTVLKDANATAIYGSRASNGVILITTKKGTSGAPQINFNTNNSIATVAKKVDLLSADEVRAFVNANGNAAQKALLGTANTDWQDEIYQNAFSTDNNLSIAGSFKGVPYRVSAGYLDQEGVVITSKLKRATGAISISPKLFTDHLKIELNLKGALTDSQYPNDGAIGSAIQFDPTQPVYATNKFGNYFEWITSAGVPNPNAPRNPVALIRQQDNHGNAARSFGNAKFDYSFHFLPELHAVVNVGYDYSKGYGRTIVPIYAAQSFSTEGSFTRRLNTEINKFSEAYLTYAKTIGKSRFDVTGGYGYYDDAVTNYNFASYRGTGVLQTTPVFPFSVDQNKLLSYYGRFNYTFADKYILSGTMRADASSKFAEDNRWGYFPSVGFTWRIIDENFLKDSKVLSDLKLRLTYGETGNKDGIGNYDYLSKYYANSNQGQYQVGDTFYNYYSPAGYDPDLRWETTTTYNAGLDYGFMQGRIYGSVDVYYKKTKDLLSKVTIPVGTNFSNELTTNVGNMEVRGAEVSLNYVAVKTENTTWDIGVNAAYNKRKVTNLTLNPNSGFKIDAGDITGGTGIHLKYNAVNQLPGSFFVYKQVYNANGKPLEGVYEDLNGDGSVNAADQYFYKSPDPVVTLGFNTSFTYKRWTASTVLRANIGNYIYDNISSNFGIRNNVLSTQGILNNSTTDLYNTNFSGGSGVQYLSDYFIRNASFLKMDNAGLSYNVGKLSKNGNMSMRISANCQNVFVVSKYKGIDPESVSGIDYNLYPRPRTYTLGLNVGF
- a CDS encoding LacI family DNA-binding transcriptional regulator — encoded protein: MDSINIKKLAEALKLSTSTISRAFRDNSDISSATKERILAKAKELNYQPNHYASNLREQKSKTIAVIVPELANNYFSQAIHGIERIARENGYHILIYVTDDDYKKEVNFIQHLHNGRADGIIMSVSGEANDHNYLNNFGAKRLPLVFFDRIYEDIETPRVITNDYNSSYLATEHLIEQGCNRVAYMVVNKSLSIGKTRMQGYIDALTKHEIAFDENLIVDCSNSYEENSVIVKRALLELKPDGVFASVERLAFATYYACYDLGIKIPDDVKVISFSSLEIAPLLNPSLTTITQPAAEIGEEAAKLLFQILDNDADKNQSNELILESKIIARNSTSNGVK